In one Oryza glaberrima chromosome 2, OglaRS2, whole genome shotgun sequence genomic region, the following are encoded:
- the LOC127763050 gene encoding glyceraldehyde-3-phosphate dehydrogenase 3, cytosolic, protein MGKIKIGINGFGRIGRLVARVALQSEDVELVAVNDPFITTEYMTYMFKYDTVHGQWKHHEVKVKDSKTLIFGTKEVAVFGCRNPEEIPWAAAGAEYVVESTGVFTDKDKAAAHLKGGAKKVVISAPSKDAPMFVVGVNEKEYKSDVNIVSNASCTTNCLAPLAKVINDRFGIVEGLMTTVHAITATQKTVDGPSMKDWRGGRAASFNIIPSSTGAAKAVGKVLPALNGKLTGMAFRVPTVDVSVVDLTVRLEKPASYDQIKAAIKEEAEGKLKGILGYVEEDLVSTDFQGDSRSSIFDAKAGIALSDTFVKLVSWYDNEWGYSTRVIDLIRHMHSTN, encoded by the exons ATGG GCAAGATTAAGATCGGAATCAATG GGTTCGGCCGCATCGGCAGGCTGGTGGCCAGGGTTGCGCTGCAGAGCGAGGATGTCGAGCTCGTTGCCGTCAACGATCCCTTCATCACCACCGAGTACATG ACATACATGTTCAAGTATGACACCGTCCACGGCCAGTGGAAGCATCATGAGGTCAAGGTCAAGGACTCCAAGACCCTCATCTTTGGCACGAAAGAGGTTGCGGTGTTCGGCTGCAG GAATCCTGAGGAGATCCCATGGGCTGCGGCTGGTGCTGAATACGTTGTTGAGTCTACTGGTGTTTTCACCGACAAGGACAAGGCAGCAGCTCACTTGAAG GGTGGTGCCAAGAAGGTCGTCATTTCTGCTCCCAGCAAAGACGCCCCCATGTTCGTTGTTGGTGTCAACGAGAAGGAGTACAAGTCTGACGTTAACATTGTCTCCAACGCTAGTTGCACCACCAACTGCCTGGCTCCTCTCGCCAAG GTCATCAATGACAGATTTGGCATCGTTGAGGGTTTGATGACCACTGTCCATGCCATCACTG CTACCCAGAAGACTGTTGATGGGCCCTCGATGAAGGACTGGAGAGGTGGAAGGGCTGCTAGCTTCAACATCATTCCTAGCAGCACTGGAGCTGCCAAG GCTGTCGGCAAGGTGCTTCCTGCCCTCAATGGAAAGCTGACTGGAATGGCTTTCCGTGTTCCCACAGTCGATGTTTCCGTTGTTGATCTGACTGTTAGGCTTGAGAAGCCCGCCAGCTATGACCAGATCAAGGCTGCAATCAA GGAGGAGGCTGAGGGCAAGCTCAAGGGCATCCTTGGATACGTTGAGGAGGACCTTGTTTCCACTGACTTCCAGGGTGACAGCAG GTCCAGCATCTTTGATGCCAAGGCTGGCATTGCTTTGAGCGACACGTTCGTGAAGCTTGTGTCCTGGTACGACAACGAATGGGGATACAG CACCCGTGTGATCGACCTGATCCGTCACATGCACAGCACCAACTAG